The following proteins are co-located in the Desulfomonilaceae bacterium genome:
- a CDS encoding adenylate/guanylate cyclase domain-containing protein: MSLERRFFLFLLVPVAVIVTAFGFWGFFFARAYLLDQWLVSIHLQLEKAAHEISMSLNEKLELINLIAKAEDTPDRNITQAFLIQELLQKPGVRFVDVVKEANAQHGKTAAGNELDELDRGTLTGSYTMELCGDFGFCAPVMDPNSPDKNLRIIRNLDTDNPESGRKLLVRISFDSFLDPIKKMTLMEGGSAWLVTSTGQFLAVTDKSYADRKKVGDNGDQLELTILNDIRNKPFGNVFGPGHPPDVVAGFYKIPSINWYIVLISQGRITLEPIIQFRFYYAVAGLLALTIILSLIRIVTRPVVHSISDISEAAAKVQGGDYSFKLSDTRSDEIGQLYRSFNQMVEGLKQRDLIEQTFGRYVDKKVAQDLMSRPEALRLGGEKGVVSIMMSDLRDFTVISEKLNPETVITILNSYFSRMISVIEKHRGIIVDFYGDSIMVFFNGVDSDIKKRAYDAVYCALEMQREMDGFVKESVSNGFPALSMGIGINTGEVVIGNIGAKTRAKYGIVGADVNLTDRIQATASPGKVVVSEVTYGLVRDRFTVIREFEVCLKGVEDQKRLYEIDSTCIKDSCA, encoded by the coding sequence ATGTCTTTGGAACGACGGTTTTTTCTTTTCTTGCTTGTTCCGGTAGCAGTAATAGTAACTGCTTTCGGTTTTTGGGGGTTCTTCTTCGCAAGAGCCTATCTCCTCGACCAGTGGCTGGTATCAATCCATCTTCAACTGGAAAAGGCCGCTCATGAAATCAGCATGTCGCTAAATGAAAAGCTTGAGCTGATTAATTTGATTGCAAAGGCTGAAGATACGCCCGACAGAAACATTACCCAGGCATTCCTGATTCAGGAGTTACTGCAGAAGCCGGGGGTTCGATTCGTTGATGTTGTCAAAGAAGCCAATGCCCAACACGGCAAAACGGCTGCGGGGAATGAACTCGACGAGTTGGACCGGGGAACGTTGACTGGCAGCTATACCATGGAACTTTGCGGGGACTTTGGGTTTTGCGCTCCGGTAATGGACCCGAACTCACCTGATAAGAACCTGAGAATCATAAGGAACCTCGACACTGACAATCCTGAATCCGGCAGAAAACTACTTGTCAGAATTAGTTTCGATTCCTTTCTCGATCCGATTAAGAAAATGACACTTATGGAAGGTGGTTCGGCGTGGCTGGTTACAAGCACGGGGCAGTTCCTCGCCGTTACGGACAAAAGCTATGCGGACAGGAAAAAAGTCGGGGACAATGGTGACCAATTAGAACTAACAATTCTTAATGACATCAGGAATAAACCCTTTGGGAACGTTTTTGGACCGGGACATCCTCCCGATGTCGTGGCGGGGTTCTATAAAATCCCGTCGATAAATTGGTATATCGTCTTGATTTCGCAAGGTCGGATCACGCTAGAGCCGATAATTCAGTTCCGGTTTTATTACGCCGTGGCCGGTCTCCTGGCCTTAACCATCATCCTTTCATTGATTCGGATTGTCACACGACCAGTGGTTCATTCGATATCAGATATCTCAGAGGCTGCGGCAAAAGTTCAGGGAGGAGATTATTCTTTTAAATTGTCCGATACACGGTCTGATGAAATAGGACAACTCTATAGAAGTTTTAATCAAATGGTGGAGGGGCTCAAACAGCGAGACCTGATAGAACAGACTTTCGGACGATATGTTGACAAGAAAGTGGCTCAGGATCTCATGAGCAGACCTGAAGCGCTACGATTGGGAGGCGAAAAGGGTGTTGTTTCCATAATGATGTCCGACTTGCGAGACTTCACCGTTATTTCTGAAAAGTTGAATCCTGAAACCGTCATTACAATCCTGAACAGTTATTTTTCGCGTATGATATCGGTAATAGAGAAACATCGGGGCATCATCGTAGATTTTTACGGTGATTCGATAATGGTTTTTTTCAATGGAGTAGACTCTGACATCAAGAAACGAGCCTATGACGCTGTCTATTGCGCTCTGGAGATGCAAAGAGAGATGGACGGTTTCGTCAAAGAAAGTGTTTCGAACGGCTTTCCCGCTTTGTCGATGGGCATCGGAATCAATACCGGTGAAGTCGTAATCGGCAACATAGGCGCAAAAACAAGAGCCAAATACGGAATTGTCGGGGCGGATGTGAACCTGACGGACCGAATTCAGGCAACTGCGAGCCCGGGAAAGGTCGTAGTTTCTGAAGTGACTTACGGACTTGTCCGAGACCGGTTCACGGTCATAAGAGAATTCGAGGTTTGCTTGAAAGGCGTGGAAGACCAAAAGAGACTTTATGAGATTGACTCAACCTGCATTAAGGACTCATGCGCCTAG
- a CDS encoding nitrous oxide reductase accessory protein NosL: protein MKWFEQVKELSRKPWIAVVIVTLLVVTTPLRTQASDHVGLPDGLTLKLGTLCPVCGMKVGGELGAEAIYAYSETKLVGFAGASASVFENGSVVGFDGARCLFVYNTIPKRFGIDVTKIKHSYVTDFATRKFIDVNDAFFVMGTKVLGFMGYDLIPFSTKAHAEQFMTEYGGKRIIQRSSARPEDVDRPKKE from the coding sequence ATGAAATGGTTCGAGCAGGTAAAGGAGCTTTCCCGAAAGCCCTGGATAGCTGTTGTAATTGTGACCTTGCTTGTCGTCACAACGCCATTGCGGACGCAGGCTTCCGATCATGTAGGCCTACCTGACGGACTGACGCTCAAGTTAGGTACTTTGTGCCCTGTTTGTGGAATGAAAGTTGGTGGTGAGCTTGGAGCGGAAGCCATTTATGCTTATAGTGAAACAAAACTTGTTGGTTTTGCCGGGGCGAGCGCATCCGTTTTCGAGAACGGGTCGGTTGTAGGGTTCGATGGGGCGAGGTGTCTGTTTGTTTACAATACGATTCCGAAGAGATTTGGTATTGACGTGACTAAGATTAAACATTCTTACGTTACAGATTTTGCAACCAGGAAATTTATTGATGTTAACGATGCTTTTTTCGTTATGGGTACCAAAGTACTAGGGTTCATGGGCTACGATCTCATCCCTTTCTCCACAAAAGCGCACGCAGAGCAATTCATGACCGAGTATGGAGGTAAACGTATTATTCAACGCTCCTCCGCCCGCCCGGAGGATGTGGACAGACCCAAAAAAGAATAG
- the amrB gene encoding AmmeMemoRadiSam system protein B codes for MSFRSRMLPVGWYPGSAKECEREITFFLQGFKPPEGKWTAGVAPHAGWAFSGRAAARVVKTLSSRGAIDRVVIFGGHLPGGNAPIAYMEESWETPLGQQDLDADFLYEFVADGHARPAPRGFSDNTIEIQAPLVRYFFPAAKIIAVHSPSSEESITLARVIKKLLDEKALKAVFLGSADLTHYGPNYGFTPKGTGAAAIKWVKEENDKVLIDKALDMKASEILREAPVRQNTCSAGPIASIIEIARLCGVTKGTLIDYYTSYDVMPGSSFVGYASIVY; via the coding sequence ATGAGTTTCAGATCTCGCATGTTACCGGTAGGCTGGTATCCTGGTTCGGCTAAAGAATGCGAACGGGAAATAACCTTCTTTCTGCAAGGGTTCAAACCGCCGGAAGGAAAGTGGACAGCCGGAGTGGCTCCGCACGCTGGTTGGGCGTTTTCCGGAAGGGCTGCGGCCCGTGTTGTCAAGACCTTATCTTCCAGGGGGGCAATCGACCGGGTGGTTATTTTTGGGGGACATCTCCCCGGCGGCAATGCTCCAATAGCCTACATGGAAGAATCATGGGAGACCCCTTTGGGGCAGCAGGATTTGGACGCTGACTTCTTGTACGAATTTGTCGCTGATGGGCATGCTCGTCCTGCTCCCAGGGGATTCTCGGACAATACGATTGAGATCCAGGCCCCTCTCGTTCGATATTTCTTCCCTGCTGCAAAGATAATCGCAGTTCATTCTCCATCTTCCGAAGAATCAATTACTCTGGCAAGGGTAATTAAGAAATTGCTTGATGAGAAAGCCCTTAAAGCAGTGTTTCTAGGCTCAGCCGACCTTACGCATTATGGTCCAAACTATGGCTTTACCCCAAAAGGAACAGGGGCTGCGGCCATAAAATGGGTGAAAGAAGAGAATGATAAGGTCCTGATTGATAAGGCGCTCGATATGAAAGCGTCGGAAATCTTGAGGGAGGCTCCGGTAAGGCAGAATACATGCTCAGCCGGCCCCATCGCCTCAATAATCGAAATAGCCAGGTTGTGCGGCGTAACCAAGGGAACCCTTATCGATTACTACACGAGTTATGACGTAATGCCGGGCTCAAGCTTTGTCGGGTACGCCTCAATAGTTTATTGA